The DNA window AAAAACAGCAAGCTCTACTTGATTTTTTCCATGAGCAATCCGATCCGATCTATATGGCAGATATTTCAAAACTTTTTTCATATAGTATCATCAATAAGCTTAAAGAGAAGCAATTGATTGAGATTTATAAAAAAGAAATACATCCTGATATTTTTTCAAACATTGTATCGCACGCTCCTCCAATATATGAACTTACAGATGAACAGGCAGAGGTCCTTCATGCTCTAGAAAACCAGATAGAGAAGGAAACCTTCAGCACTTTTCTCCTTCATGGCGTGACATCCAGCGGAAAAACAGAAGTGTATATTCGAGCTATGAAACGAGTTCTTTCCCTTGGGAAAACAGCGATCATTCTCATTCCTGAAATATCATTAACTCCCCAGACTGTTGAACGTTTTTACTCGCACTTTGGAGATATCATAGCTGTACTTCATAGCAAGCTGAGTGACAGGGAACGGCTACATTATTGGAATCTCCTTAAAAATGGAGAGAAAAAGATTGCAATCGGACCGAGAAGTGCACTCTTCGCTCCATTGGAAGAAATCGGGCTTATTATCGTTGACGAGGAGCATGAAAATACTTATAAACAGCATGAGCGTCCACCGCTATACAATGCACGGGACATGGCTGTGCTCAGGGGAAAACTCAATGATGCGGTTGTGCTTCTTGGAACTGCGACACCCTATCTCGAGTCATTCTATAATTCAGAGAAAGAGAAATACACGCTTCTCACGATGAAGAACCGGGTAAAGGATCAGATACTTCCGAAAATCACGATAGTCGATATGCGTCAGAAAGAGGATCATACGGAAATCCTCTCAAAAATCCTCAAGGACAAGGTCGAAGATCGAATCAAGAAAAAGGAACAGATCCTTCTTTTTCAAAACCGTAGAGGATATGCTTCGTATGTGCAATGCGTTAAATGCGGACATGTTATTCAGTGCCGTGACTGCAACATCAGCATGACCTATCATTCCAGAAACAAAAAGATAAAATGCCATTACTGCGGTTATGAAAGAGCTTTGCCCCGCACATGCCCAGAATGCGGAGGCTATATTTTTAATTTTGGTTCACCCGGAACAGAAAAGATTGAGCAAAATCTTCAGTTCCTTTTTCCAACTGCACGAATTGCCCGGCTTGATACAGACACAACATCAAAAAAGGATACATTTCAAAATGTGTTTAATCAGGTTAGAAATGGTTACATCGATATTTTGCTGGGGACACAGATGATAATCAAAGGACTGGATTTCCCGAATATTACACTTGTGGGAATAATCTCGGCAGATGTGAATCTCAACCTTCCTGATTTTAGGGCATCTGAGCGAAATTTTCAGCATATTATCCAGGTGGCAGGACGTGCAGGCAGGAGCGAAAAAGAAGGGGAGGTCATCATTCAGACCTTCAATCCAAAGCATTACAGCATCCAACTTGCACAGCGGCAAAATTTTCAGGATTTTTATGAACATGAATTACTCCTCAGAAAGGAACTCCACTATCCTCCTTATACAAAACTTGCCCGAATCCTATTTTCACTCAACAACGAAAAGCAACTCCAGTCGATCATGAATAAGGTCAAGGAGAAGATCGCAACATTTCCTCAAAAAAAATCATTAATTATCCTTAATCCAACACCTGCACCAATCAGTAAAATACGAAAACAATACCGTTATCACATTTTACTCAAAGCTGGAAATCAACTAAGAATCACACAATTTCTTGATTGGTTTAACAAAAATATTCGTATCCCTAAGTATGTCAAAATACAAATAGACATCGACCCCATTTCACTTTTATAGAGGAAGTTAAATGCATTTCATAGCTGCAAATATTGACAAGAATTTACATCAATTACAGGTTTACAAACGTTATCCCGATCAATCGGGAACGGAAAACAGCCCCAGGAGGATTGTTGATTTTAGATAAATATTTTGAGAGTAGAAGAGATCTTATCAATAAAGCTCTGTCGAAATATCT is part of the Candidatus Cloacimonadota bacterium genome and encodes:
- the priA gene encoding primosomal protein N'; this encodes MKTYIEVALPINVQDTYTYSCPAKLKPMIGKRVIVDFNYRIQTGVIVALLKQPTIDTGKIKEVLEVIDKKPLVNHELLTFAQWIGSYYHCPIGLVLKAMLPAGINVNTIQMILLKKNKTKDQNYQTVLAHIEHCGGQCSIDELKKLKISPLFKTLLEMEDSGLIEIERQYKRIIQKKIVNCIKLTNKSNEETLTEKQQALLDFFHEQSDPIYMADISKLFSYSIINKLKEKQLIEIYKKEIHPDIFSNIVSHAPPIYELTDEQAEVLHALENQIEKETFSTFLLHGVTSSGKTEVYIRAMKRVLSLGKTAIILIPEISLTPQTVERFYSHFGDIIAVLHSKLSDRERLHYWNLLKNGEKKIAIGPRSALFAPLEEIGLIIVDEEHENTYKQHERPPLYNARDMAVLRGKLNDAVVLLGTATPYLESFYNSEKEKYTLLTMKNRVKDQILPKITIVDMRQKEDHTEILSKILKDKVEDRIKKKEQILLFQNRRGYASYVQCVKCGHVIQCRDCNISMTYHSRNKKIKCHYCGYERALPRTCPECGGYIFNFGSPGTEKIEQNLQFLFPTARIARLDTDTTSKKDTFQNVFNQVRNGYIDILLGTQMIIKGLDFPNITLVGIISADVNLNLPDFRASERNFQHIIQVAGRAGRSEKEGEVIIQTFNPKHYSIQLAQRQNFQDFYEHELLLRKELHYPPYTKLARILFSLNNEKQLQSIMNKVKEKIATFPQKKSLIILNPTPAPISKIRKQYRYHILLKAGNQLRITQFLDWFNKNIRIPKYVKIQIDIDPISLL